From Romeriopsis navalis LEGE 11480, the proteins below share one genomic window:
- a CDS encoding M48 family metallopeptidase — MPSDHDPLPGAQPPAEGGQPVSSESGFRPLDPQKAARRRRSKPGPVGPGGSMPVEHRTASSDRAVRAGQPASPAAASSNNVAVPQAVARPHSVNLPPWFQAGSVGEHDRAPRWQGLKSPDVGRFQLSQLATFLAVPLLPLGLHALWFTASYFWMRFATGVLRWSTGIPSYQFPVPGIFHPLMVWTNELIPLPGALLGLAQGLDVLVLAALTFFGAPYFLRLVLQRFYQVQPFSIARLAQVSPEAQRRVQSYCQKANCPLPQFEILPNPAPIAFTYGTGPKTARMVLSQGLLDQLSDDEIAAVCSGELRYIHPLNVGLMSWILALLQVPYLIYVMTAQLADYLAAWSTKQSNRVLEILPLVGVYLLALVSSAAYITFKALRWTGLWFTRQRSRLADFAAANWTGNPNGQARALLKIAYGLSQDIQTQRHTDFLLEGFELVMPVGYRQAMTLGSLFTVMPIEQALAWDWSSSQRHYLTFNNSHALLGERLVRLMQYAQQWQLPPVLDMQQYAAQQELRVSSTRQQLFVAGLPFWSAVIGYGLALLLWGVAWISFWLGFQQLAWLGSDFRPMYAFPLIGFGLGTLIRFNRYFPDLPQSWQRRPPEPVEDLTAIVQDPLALPHRAAPTALTGQLIGRKGVANWLGQDLLLQSQSVLVRLHYASYLGWLTNLLWAENRATDLWGQAISVIGWFRHGATPWVDAELLRNQYGKTRRGGHQVWVTIVGILAVVVGIIWLGGLEDLIAVIERAQATRR; from the coding sequence ATGCCTTCCGATCATGATCCCCTACCGGGTGCTCAGCCACCGGCTGAGGGGGGCCAACCCGTATCGTCTGAGTCAGGATTTCGGCCGCTCGATCCGCAGAAAGCCGCCCGTCGCCGCCGATCGAAACCCGGTCCGGTGGGGCCGGGTGGCTCGATGCCAGTTGAACATCGCACGGCATCCTCGGATCGCGCTGTGCGCGCTGGTCAGCCAGCCTCGCCGGCGGCGGCAAGCTCGAATAATGTAGCTGTGCCCCAAGCCGTGGCGCGTCCGCATTCGGTGAATTTGCCCCCGTGGTTCCAGGCTGGAAGTGTGGGTGAGCACGATCGGGCACCGCGATGGCAAGGGTTAAAGTCACCAGATGTCGGGCGGTTTCAGCTGTCACAGTTAGCCACGTTTTTAGCCGTGCCGTTGTTACCCTTGGGGTTGCATGCGCTGTGGTTTACGGCGTCTTATTTTTGGATGCGATTTGCCACAGGCGTCTTGCGCTGGAGTACCGGTATTCCTAGCTATCAGTTTCCTGTGCCGGGGATATTCCATCCGTTGATGGTGTGGACGAATGAGCTAATTCCTTTGCCCGGTGCGTTGCTGGGGTTAGCGCAGGGGTTAGATGTGTTAGTCCTGGCGGCGCTGACCTTCTTCGGTGCGCCGTACTTTCTCCGCCTGGTGTTGCAGCGTTTTTATCAGGTGCAACCGTTCTCGATCGCCCGTCTCGCCCAGGTGAGTCCGGAGGCGCAGCGACGGGTGCAAAGCTACTGCCAAAAAGCGAATTGTCCGTTGCCGCAGTTTGAAATTTTGCCCAATCCCGCGCCCATCGCCTTTACCTATGGCACCGGCCCGAAGACGGCGCGTATGGTTCTGAGTCAAGGGTTACTCGATCAGCTGAGTGATGACGAAATTGCGGCGGTTTGTAGTGGGGAACTGCGCTACATTCATCCGCTAAATGTCGGCTTGATGTCCTGGATCCTGGCGTTGTTGCAGGTGCCCTATTTGATTTATGTGATGACGGCCCAACTGGCTGATTATTTAGCGGCTTGGTCGACTAAACAATCGAATCGGGTGCTCGAAATCCTGCCATTGGTCGGAGTGTATCTGCTGGCGCTGGTGTCGTCGGCTGCTTACATTACCTTCAAAGCATTGCGTTGGACGGGATTGTGGTTTACGCGTCAGCGATCGCGATTGGCGGATTTTGCGGCTGCAAATTGGACTGGTAATCCGAATGGTCAAGCGCGGGCCTTACTCAAAATCGCCTATGGCCTGAGTCAGGATATTCAAACCCAACGGCATACGGACTTTTTGCTGGAAGGGTTTGAACTGGTGATGCCCGTGGGTTACCGACAGGCAATGACCCTGGGGAGTCTGTTCACGGTGATGCCGATCGAGCAGGCCTTGGCCTGGGATTGGAGCAGTTCGCAGCGGCATTATCTAACGTTTAACAACAGTCATGCTTTGCTCGGTGAGCGGTTAGTGCGATTGATGCAATATGCGCAGCAATGGCAGTTGCCGCCGGTATTGGATATGCAGCAGTATGCGGCGCAGCAGGAATTGCGTGTGAGTTCCACACGGCAACAGTTGTTTGTGGCGGGTTTGCCATTTTGGAGTGCGGTGATTGGTTACGGTCTTGCTCTGTTGCTCTGGGGGGTAGCTTGGATCAGTTTCTGGTTGGGATTCCAGCAGTTGGCTTGGCTGGGCAGCGATTTTCGACCGATGTATGCGTTTCCCCTGATTGGCTTTGGACTAGGGACGTTGATCCGATTTAATCGCTACTTCCCAGATTTGCCCCAGAGTTGGCAGCGGCGGCCACCGGAGCCGGTGGAAGATCTGACGGCGATCGTCCAAGATCCTTTGGCTTTACCGCACCGAGCCGCACCAACGGCGTTGACGGGGCAATTAATCGGGCGTAAGGGGGTTGCAAATTGGCTGGGGCAAGATCTGTTGCTGCAGAGCCAGTCGGTTTTAGTGCGGCTACACTATGCTTCTTATCTCGGTTGGTTGACCAATCTGCTCTGGGCCGAGAACCGCGCCACGGACTTATGGGGCCAAGCAATTAGTGTGATCGGTTGGTTCCGCCACGGTGCGACGCCTTGGGTGGATGCGGAACTGCTCCGCAATCAATATGGCAAAACGCGTCGCGGGGGCCATCAGGTGTGGGTGACGATCGTCGGGATTCTGGCCGTTGTTGTGGGGATTATCTGGCTGGGTGGGCTCGAGGATTTGATCGCGGTGATTGAGCGTGCCCAGGCGACCCGACGTTAA
- a CDS encoding NAD(P)H-quinone oxidoreductase subunit 4: MLTASFPWLTTIILLPIVAALALPIIPDKDGKTVRWYSLIVAVVDFLLIITAFYKEYDFSSSEMQLMERYSWVPQLDLNWSVGADGLSMPLIILTGFITTLAVLASWPVTFKPKLFFFLLLSMYGAQIAVFAVQDMLVFFLAWELELIPVYLLLSIWGGKKRLYAATKFILYTAGGSLFILVAALALAFYGGDVTFDMHALGLKNYTQTFQIWIYVAFFIAYAVKLPVIPFHTWLPDAHGEATAPVHMLLAGILLKMGGYAFIRMNAEMLPGAHAQIAPILIVLGVVNIIYAALTSFAQRNLKRKIAYSSISHMGFVLIGIASFTDLGMSGAVLQMVSHGLIGASLFFLVGATYDRTHTLILSEMGGVAQKMPKIFSMFTVCSMASLALPGMSGFVAELMVFVGFATSDAYATPFKVVIVILAAIGVILTPVYLLSMLREIFYGPENQELVEEQQLIDAEPREIFIIACLLVPIIGIGFYPKLLTQIYDAKTVQLTARLRDAVPTLIANRAKQPPVAMLNPVEMEAQTAPILR, from the coding sequence ATGCTAACTGCTAGTTTCCCTTGGCTGACGACGATTATTCTCCTCCCGATCGTGGCGGCGTTAGCCCTTCCAATCATTCCCGACAAAGACGGTAAGACGGTTCGCTGGTACTCCTTGATCGTCGCTGTCGTTGACTTTCTACTGATTATTACCGCCTTTTACAAGGAATACGATTTTTCCAGTTCCGAAATGCAACTGATGGAGCGCTACAGTTGGGTGCCGCAGTTGGATCTGAATTGGTCTGTTGGTGCCGATGGTCTGTCGATGCCGCTGATTATTCTGACGGGGTTCATTACGACCCTGGCGGTGTTGGCATCTTGGCCAGTGACTTTTAAACCGAAGCTATTCTTCTTTCTGCTGCTGTCGATGTACGGCGCCCAGATTGCGGTGTTTGCGGTGCAGGACATGTTGGTGTTCTTCCTCGCCTGGGAGCTGGAGCTGATTCCGGTCTACTTACTCCTATCGATTTGGGGCGGTAAGAAGCGCCTGTATGCGGCGACGAAGTTTATTCTCTATACCGCTGGGGGATCGCTGTTTATCCTCGTGGCGGCGTTGGCGTTGGCGTTCTACGGCGGCGATGTGACGTTTGACATGCATGCGCTGGGTCTGAAGAATTACACCCAAACGTTCCAGATTTGGATTTATGTGGCGTTCTTTATTGCCTATGCGGTGAAGTTGCCGGTGATTCCGTTCCATACTTGGTTGCCGGATGCCCACGGTGAGGCGACTGCGCCTGTGCATATGTTGCTGGCGGGGATTCTGCTGAAGATGGGCGGCTATGCGTTTATTCGGATGAATGCGGAAATGTTGCCGGGGGCCCATGCCCAGATTGCACCGATCCTGATTGTGTTGGGTGTGGTGAATATCATCTATGCGGCGCTCACGTCGTTTGCCCAGCGGAACCTGAAGCGGAAGATTGCCTATTCTTCGATTTCCCATATGGGCTTTGTGCTGATCGGGATTGCTTCGTTTACCGACTTGGGGATGAGCGGCGCAGTGCTGCAAATGGTGTCCCACGGTTTGATCGGGGCGAGCCTGTTCTTCTTGGTAGGCGCGACCTACGATCGGACACACACCTTGATCCTGAGTGAGATGGGCGGTGTGGCCCAGAAGATGCCAAAGATCTTCTCGATGTTTACGGTTTGTTCGATGGCTTCCTTGGCATTGCCGGGGATGAGCGGCTTTGTGGCCGAGCTGATGGTGTTTGTTGGGTTTGCGACGAGTGATGCCTATGCGACGCCGTTTAAGGTGGTGATCGTGATTTTGGCGGCGATCGGTGTGATTCTGACCCCGGTTTATCTGCTGTCGATGTTGCGTGAAATCTTCTACGGGCCGGAGAACCAAGAGCTGGTGGAAGAGCAGCAATTGATTGACGCCGAACCGCGTGAGATCTTCATCATTGCTTGTTTGCTCGTGCCGATCATTGGCATTGGTTTCTATCCGAAGCTTTTGACCCAGATTTATGATGCGAAGACAGTGCAGTTAACAGCGCGCTTGCGTGATGCGGTGCCGACGTTGATCGCAAATCGGGCGAAGCAGCCGCCGGTGGCGATGTTGAATCCAGTTGAAATGGAAGCTCAGACGGCACCGATTTTGCGGTAG
- a CDS encoding orange carotenoid-binding protein, producing MPFTLDAARSIFPGTLSADVVPATIARFNQLSNEDQLALIWFAYREMGKSITIAAPGAARMQFAELTLEKIKGMTANEQTQVMCDLAEHNDTEISRTYAAWSANIKLGFWYRLGEWMDEGLVAPIPPAYVLSANAVAVFQAIRDLEPGQQITVLRNSVVDMGYDPTKLEGVERVAEPIVTPMAEAKREKVTIEGIDNETVLSYMDNMNANDFEALIKLFTADGALQPPFQRPIVGSEAVLRFFREDCQNLKLMPKQGVIEPADEGFTQIKVTGKVQTPWFGAGVGMNMAWRFLLTPDNKIFFVAIDLLASPKELLNLAR from the coding sequence ATGCCATTTACACTTGATGCCGCTCGGAGTATCTTCCCTGGCACATTGTCAGCCGATGTTGTCCCAGCCACAATCGCTCGCTTCAATCAGCTCAGCAATGAAGATCAACTCGCGCTAATTTGGTTTGCCTACCGGGAAATGGGCAAGAGCATCACAATCGCCGCTCCCGGCGCTGCCCGCATGCAGTTTGCCGAACTGACGCTCGAGAAAATCAAAGGCATGACTGCCAACGAGCAAACTCAGGTCATGTGCGACCTGGCGGAGCATAACGATACGGAGATCAGTCGCACCTATGCGGCTTGGTCCGCCAACATCAAGTTGGGCTTTTGGTATCGCCTCGGCGAATGGATGGACGAAGGACTAGTTGCACCAATTCCTCCGGCTTACGTCCTCTCCGCCAATGCGGTTGCCGTATTCCAGGCAATTCGTGACCTCGAGCCCGGTCAGCAGATTACCGTCTTGCGGAATTCCGTTGTCGATATGGGTTATGACCCAACAAAGCTCGAAGGTGTAGAGCGCGTTGCCGAACCGATCGTCACACCGATGGCCGAAGCCAAACGTGAAAAGGTGACGATCGAAGGCATCGATAACGAGACAGTCTTGAGCTACATGGACAACATGAATGCCAATGACTTTGAAGCCTTGATCAAGCTATTTACTGCAGATGGCGCACTCCAGCCTCCATTCCAGCGGCCGATCGTCGGTTCTGAAGCCGTATTGCGCTTCTTCCGTGAAGATTGCCAAAATCTGAAGCTCATGCCGAAGCAAGGTGTGATTGAACCAGCGGATGAAGGCTTCACTCAGATTAAGGTCACTGGTAAAGTTCAGACGCCTTGGTTTGGTGCCGGTGTCGGGATGAACATGGCTTGGCGCTTCTTGCTCACGCCCGATAACAAAATCTTCTTCGTCGCCATTGACCTCTTGGCTTCACCGAAGGAGCTCCTAAACCTCGCACGATAA
- a CDS encoding RNA recognition motif domain-containing protein gives MSIRLYVGNLPEDVDRQALEAAFAAAGSTVSIKLITDRKTNQCRGFGFVTVKTDEEADQFIEKFNGQEVNEITLKIEKALPREKADDAPAAKGKGGAKGKGGGKGQGNKVAHVDIAAFQPDPRWASALEQLKDRLAETANS, from the coding sequence ATGTCTATTCGCCTTTACGTTGGTAATCTGCCCGAGGACGTTGATCGTCAGGCTTTAGAAGCGGCATTTGCAGCTGCCGGTAGTACGGTCTCGATCAAACTCATCACCGATCGTAAGACGAATCAATGTCGTGGTTTTGGATTTGTCACCGTGAAGACGGACGAGGAAGCGGACCAGTTCATTGAGAAATTCAATGGCCAGGAAGTGAATGAGATTACATTGAAAATTGAGAAGGCGTTGCCGCGTGAGAAGGCGGACGATGCGCCAGCGGCCAAAGGTAAGGGTGGCGCGAAAGGTAAAGGTGGTGGCAAGGGCCAGGGGAATAAAGTTGCCCATGTTGATATTGCAGCATTTCAGCCTGATCCACGTTGGGCCTCGGCGTTGGAGCAGCTTAAGGATCGCTTGGCTGAGACCGCTAATTCCTAA
- the petJ gene encoding cytochrome c6 PetJ → MLKKITAALVAMIGTIAFLTSSPAYAADADAGKQIFSANCAACHAGGRNAVNPAKTLQKGDLEQYGMFDATAIITQVTNGKGAMPAFSSKLDATQIENVAAYVLAQAENGWAK, encoded by the coding sequence ATGCTGAAAAAAATTACCGCCGCCCTCGTTGCGATGATTGGCACAATCGCCTTTCTCACGAGCTCACCCGCCTATGCGGCTGACGCAGATGCCGGTAAGCAAATCTTTAGCGCCAACTGCGCCGCCTGTCATGCCGGTGGACGCAATGCCGTCAACCCAGCAAAGACTTTACAAAAGGGTGACCTCGAGCAATACGGGATGTTTGATGCCACCGCCATCATCACTCAAGTAACCAACGGCAAAGGCGCAATGCCAGCCTTCAGCAGTAAACTCGACGCCACACAAATTGAAAACGTGGCCGCCTACGTTTTGGCTCAAGCCGAGAATGGCTGGGCCAAGTAA
- a CDS encoding fatty acid desaturase, translated as MDIVDSTTTNSSPVPHPLTGQWSLSITIAILMSWVSTLSLLLVVPIHDIPLIGLIIAIFGRAFLHTGLFILAHDAMHQNLLPRHRQLNHRIGQFCVGLYAFLSYRKCRMNHGKHHQIPAQVGDPDFHDGIHPHPVWWYFKFLRGYLSLTSFSLFTGAWIGIFWVGDTALHIAPLNILLFWLLPLILSSTQLFIFGTYLPHRHGTTALPANPLTQPTQLLWSLLSCYHFGQYHWEHHRYPQTPWYQLPQAGSNPINQPLTT; from the coding sequence ATGGACATCGTTGATTCAACCACAACTAATTCCTCACCGGTACCCCATCCGCTCACCGGTCAATGGTCTCTGAGTATCACGATCGCCATCCTAATGAGCTGGGTGAGCACCCTCAGCCTCTTATTAGTGGTGCCAATTCACGACATTCCACTGATTGGGCTGATCATCGCCATATTCGGGCGCGCATTTTTGCACACCGGACTATTTATTTTGGCCCATGACGCAATGCACCAAAATTTACTCCCACGCCATCGGCAACTCAATCACAGAATTGGCCAGTTTTGTGTTGGACTTTATGCTTTTCTCAGCTACCGCAAATGCCGCATGAATCACGGCAAACATCATCAAATCCCGGCTCAGGTCGGCGATCCAGATTTTCATGATGGGATTCATCCGCACCCGGTTTGGTGGTATTTCAAATTTTTGCGCGGTTACCTTTCACTGACCAGTTTCAGTCTGTTTACCGGTGCCTGGATCGGCATTTTCTGGGTCGGTGATACAGCGTTGCACATTGCACCGCTCAATATTTTGCTGTTCTGGCTATTGCCATTAATCCTTAGCTCAACTCAACTATTTATTTTTGGCACCTACTTACCCCATCGTCACGGCACAACGGCTCTACCCGCCAATCCGCTAACGCAACCAACTCAGCTTCTCTGGTCATTATTAAGTTGTTACCATTTTGGCCAATATCATTGGGAGCACCATCGATATCCGCAAACACCCTGGTATCAACTACCTCAAGCCGGCTCTAACCCCATAAATCAACCCTTAACAACGTAA
- a CDS encoding NAD(P)H-quinone oxidoreductase subunit O: MAVKKGAMVRVVREKLENSVEVQASDQRLPHYLFDTPGEILEVRGDHAFVKFGATPTPNIWLRVDQLENFAA, encoded by the coding sequence ATGGCTGTTAAGAAAGGCGCAATGGTGCGGGTGGTTCGCGAAAAGCTCGAGAATAGTGTGGAAGTGCAGGCCAGCGACCAGCGATTGCCGCATTATTTATTTGATACGCCGGGTGAAATCCTGGAAGTTCGCGGTGATCATGCCTTTGTGAAATTTGGTGCGACGCCAACCCCGAATATTTGGCTGCGGGTTGATCAGTTAGAGAATTTTGCGGCTTAG
- a CDS encoding phosphoglycerate kinase, producing the protein MAKKTIDSLSAADIQGKKVFIRADFNVPVDGDRKITDDTRIRAALPTIQALTAKGAKVILASHFGRPKGVDDALRLDPVAARLSELLGKPVVKANDCIGDEVATKASSLNDGDVMLLENVRFYSEETSNDPEFAKKLASVADLFVNDAFGTAHRAHASTEGVTKYLSPSVAGLLVEKELKFLQDAIENPKKPLAAIVGGSKVSSKIGVIETLLDKVDKLFIGGGMVFTFYKARGLNVGSSLVEEDKLELAKMLEAKAKEKGVDLLLPTDVVVADKFSAEANTQIVSAEAIPDGWMGLDIGPDSIKTFQAALADCKSVIWNGPMGVFEIDKFAKGTEAVAHSLAELTPKGCTTIIGGGDSVAAVEKVGLADQMSHISTGGGASLELLEGKVLPGIAALNEA; encoded by the coding sequence GTGGCTAAGAAGACGATCGACAGTCTGAGTGCGGCGGACATTCAAGGTAAGAAGGTATTCATCCGGGCTGACTTCAACGTACCCGTGGATGGGGATCGCAAGATTACTGATGATACTCGCATCCGGGCCGCACTGCCGACGATCCAAGCACTGACTGCAAAAGGTGCAAAGGTAATCTTGGCCAGCCACTTCGGTCGTCCTAAAGGTGTTGATGACGCGCTCCGCTTGGATCCCGTTGCGGCACGCTTGTCGGAGCTGCTCGGGAAGCCCGTTGTTAAAGCCAACGACTGCATTGGCGACGAAGTTGCCACCAAAGCCTCCAGCCTCAACGATGGCGATGTGATGTTGCTAGAGAACGTCCGCTTCTACTCCGAAGAAACCAGCAACGATCCTGAGTTCGCGAAAAAGCTCGCTTCGGTTGCGGATTTATTCGTTAACGATGCGTTCGGTACAGCTCACCGGGCACACGCTTCCACCGAAGGTGTGACGAAGTATCTCTCCCCGTCGGTTGCCGGTTTGCTCGTTGAGAAGGAGCTCAAGTTCCTGCAAGACGCGATCGAAAATCCCAAGAAGCCCCTCGCGGCGATCGTGGGTGGCTCCAAAGTCTCCAGCAAAATCGGCGTCATCGAAACCTTGCTCGACAAAGTGGACAAACTGTTTATCGGCGGCGGCATGGTCTTCACGTTCTACAAAGCCCGTGGCTTGAACGTCGGTTCCTCCTTGGTTGAGGAAGACAAGTTGGAATTGGCCAAGATGCTCGAAGCCAAGGCCAAAGAAAAAGGCGTTGATTTGCTCTTGCCGACTGACGTCGTCGTTGCCGACAAGTTCTCCGCTGAAGCCAACACCCAAATCGTCAGCGCGGAAGCAATCCCCGATGGTTGGATGGGCTTAGACATTGGTCCTGATTCAATCAAAACGTTCCAAGCGGCTTTGGCCGATTGCAAGAGCGTCATCTGGAACGGTCCCATGGGCGTATTCGAGATCGACAAGTTTGCCAAAGGCACCGAAGCGGTTGCCCATAGCTTGGCTGAGTTGACCCCCAAGGGTTGCACCACGATTATTGGTGGTGGTGACTCCGTGGCTGCGGTTGAGAAAGTGGGTCTGGCCGATCAAATGAGCCATATCTCCACCGGTGGTGGTGCCAGCCTTGAGCTGCTCGAAGGCAAAGTATTGCCGGGTATCGCTGCGTTGAACGAAGCGTAA